Proteins from one Mercurialis annua linkage group LG7, ddMerAnnu1.2, whole genome shotgun sequence genomic window:
- the LOC126657373 gene encoding uncharacterized protein LOC126657373: MAHTRPSKPIPKKALNMKPKKAVSKKKKGESSNVKAKVQQESVSGEGVIRQSPPSLKKRHATEITKPKKKQKVISISEPKRRSPKLWQLKLLREDRLHSKIDTCMSYDTISEIQSTLSPFELELFRKSCFGYFLDIPKIMVQNQIIHCLLLREIEQYNKSEMWFEVEGHRLKFGIEEFALVSGLKCHGNVSKYGYPTVSNGILDKYFGGSQSISKQTLRDIFRSKRWDCPEDGFKLAFMHFLHSFLLASPKTASIPQKDFDVVDSDDLNDYPWGVDVFKYTFDSLSTKAVFGPGSLRESKHIYKYCLQGCPLVFLCWFYECCPKVQNSFVQLVNEAAIPRILKWQAFFFPFYIPVDRDLFDEVYSEQVNLRSIVPTFAEWETLPLGDFFKSFKGKGKSSDGSGSSKEVGAKDGYCPALLVTDDLDERNKSNDLGAIEEKFQLIFTGQKKIQSEISEFKRLISSQVSEVLSVVKRLCLMITNF; the protein is encoded by the exons ATGGCTCATACACGTCCTTCAAAACCGATTCCTAAAAAAGCTCTGAATATGAAACCGAAGAAAGCGGTTTCTAAGAAGAAGAAGGGTGAATCAAGCAATGTCAAGGCTAAAGTTCAACAAGAATCTGTCTCTGGTGAAGGAGTAATCCGACAATCTCCTCCTTCTCTCAAAAAGAGACATGCAACCGAAATTACTAAGCCAAAGAAGAAGCAAAAAGTGATTTCAATCTCTGAACCAAAACGGCGAAGTCCTAAG ctGTGGCAGTTAAAGCTCTTACGTGAAGATCGACTTCATTCGAAAATTGATACTTGTATGTCCTACGATACTATTTCTGAAATACAATCAACTTTGAGTCCTTTTGAGTTAGAGTTGTTTAGGAAGTCTTGTTTCGGTTATTTTCTCGATATTCCTAAGATTATGGTTCAAAACCAGATTATTCATTGTTTGTTGTTGAGGGAAATCGAGCAATATAACAAGTCTGAGATGTGGTTTGAGGTCGAGGGTCATAGGCTGAAATTCGGTATTGAGGAGTTTGCCTTAGTGTCGGGTTTAAAATGTCATGGGAATGTCAGTAAATATGGTTACCCGACGGTGTCTAATGGAATTTTGGACAAGTATTTTGGCGGTTCGCAGTCTATTTCTAAGCAAACTCTTCGAGATATTTTTAGGTCTAAGCGTTGGGATTGTCCGGAAGATGGTTTCAAACTTGCttttatgcattttttgcaTAGCTTTTTGTTAGCTTCCCCTAAAACTGCTAGTATTCCTCAAAAAGATTTTGATGTTGTTGATTCCGATGACTTGAATGACTACCCGTGGGGTgttgatgtttttaaatatacttttgATTCTTTGTCCACTAAAGCTGTTTTTGGTCCGGGTAGTCTTAGGGAATCTAAACACATCTACAAATACTGTCTTCAAGGTTGTCCTCTTGTGTTTCTTTGTTGGTTTTATGAATGTTGTCCGAAGGTGCAAAATTCCTTTGTTCAGTTGGTCAATGAAGCTGCCATTCCTCGCATTTTGAAGTGGCAAgctttcttttttcctttttacaTCCCAGTTGATAGAGATCTTTTTGATGAAGTTTATTCTGAGCAG GTGAATCTGCGGTCCATTGTTCCAACATTTGCTGAATGGGAAACCCTTCCTTTAGGTGactttttcaaaagtttcaaaggGAAGGGGAAGTCTAGTGATGGTTCTGGATCTAGCAAAGAGGTTGGTGCTAAAGATGGCTATTGTCCGGCATTACTTGTTACGGATGATTTGGATGAAAGGAATAAATCTAATGATTTAGGCGCTATAGAAGAGAAGTTCCAACTCATTTTTACTGGTCAGAAGAAAATCCAGTCTGAAATTTCTGAATTTAAACGCCTTATTAGTAGTCAAGTTTCCGAAGTGTTAAGCGTTGTGAAACGGTTGTGTTTAATGATCACcaacttttaa
- the LOC126657163 gene encoding uncharacterized protein LOC126657163: METDVHMDAMWHDCDDYADVDDGDDFSDEDEEEEHFYEAVADDNEDDDDDDDIGGENGDGTHGKNVGGESEQNTDHFESRLPHEYTHQNVDDMRVNMNLWPKENAIWEAGKEFELGMVFSSRLRASLLKGETDWMITRYNGPHQCSGQSMNQDHRNLRARRIAEHIDTQLQRDIRIKTLREGIFQKLRVRPGYKKTWYAKKKAIANMFREWDDSFKEICNFMTNVTVANPRTVWHATGTPIENNSQFRTFKHMFWTYEPVMKGFQYCKPVVYIDGTHTYGKYEMTLLIASAIEGNNHIMPIAFAIVKSETAASWRYFMRMLKRYVLGERKVCIISDRGSGIMSAMEGPEWAGDTHKWCIRRLVSNFSTTPSRKNISRSLLKKLDAHTKSIKEIGTCH, from the exons ATGGAGACAGATGTTCACATGGACGCAATGTGGC ACGACTGTGACGACTATGCGGATGTAGACGATGGTGATGATTTTAGTGATGAAGATGAGGAAGAAGAGCACTTCTACGAGGCCGTTGCTGATGACAacgaggatgatgatgatgatgatgacattGGTGGTGAGAATGGAGATGGCACCCATGGTAAGAATGTCGGTGGTGAGTCGGAACAAAATACAGATCATTTTGAGTCGCGCCTTCCTCATGAGTACACGCATCAGAATGTTGACGACATGCGTGTCAATATGAATCTGTGGcctaaagaaaatgcaatatgGGAAGCTGGCAAAGAGTTTGAATTGGGGATGGTTTTTAGTTCGAG GTTGCGTGCGTCGCTTTTAAAAGGCGAGACAGATTGGATGATAACAAGATATAACGGCCCCCACCAATGTAGCGGCCAATCAATGAACCAAGACCATCGCAATTTAAGAGCGCGACGGATAGCTGAACACATCGACACGCAATTGCAACGTGACATTAGGATTAAAACGCTTCGAGAGGGGATTTTTCAAAAACTGCGAGTTAGGCCTGGATATAAAAAAACTTGGTATGCCAAGAAAAAGGCCATTGCAAACATGTTCAGAGAATGGGACGACTCTTTCAAGGAGATTTGCAATTTTATGACGAATGTCACCGTTGCTAATCCCAGGACAGTCTGGCATGCTAccg GTACACCAATTGAAAACAATTCACAATTCAGAACTTTCAAGCATATGTTTTGGACTTACGAGCCAGTGATGAAGGGTTTTCAGTATTGCAAGCCTGTGGTGTACATCGACGGTACCCACACATATGGAAAATACGAAATGACTTTGCTGATTGCTTCTGCAATTGAAGGGAACAATCACATCATGCCGATAGCTTTTGCCATTGTGAAGTCGGAAACTGCCGCATCCTGGAGGTATTTCATGAGGATGTTGAAGAGGTATGTTTTGGGTGAGCGAAAGGTGTGTATCATATCTGATCGAGGCTCCGGTATTATGAGTGCCATGGAGGGGCCTGAGTGGGCGGGTGATACCCACAAGTGGTGTATTAGACGCCTAGTGAGCAACTTTTCCACAACGCCTTCAAGAAAAAATATCTCAAGAAGCTTGCTGAAAAAACTG GACGCGCATACCAAGAGCATAAAAGAGATCGGTACATGTCATTGA